Part of the Thermococcus sp. 18S1 genome, TCCTTCGGAAATTCGGCAGTTAGTACCCATCCAAAACTAGATAGTTTTGGTGTACTGGCTGGAATCTCGTTAATTTTTGTCCATAACAATGAATTTAGTGATGATATATAATCCCAGTCCGAAGCAACTGGAGAGGTAACCTTATCAAGAACAAAAAGCCCTGCGGTTAACTCTGAATCATACCATCCAGTCCGTGTGGAATATCCTTTTATAAGTGGGTTATCATCATTTGACACTGATGCAGTAAACATCAGGTAGGACATGATGACAATTGCTATTACTGATGCTAAAAACATCTTTCTACGTCTTTTGTATATTGAACTTGACACTGTCGTTACAAAGATGCCACCAAGGACCTCACCATAATACCAGAACCTGTGGGCGATTCCAGCCCACGAAGGTAGAAGAAATGAAAACGACATTGCAAGGGTCCAAAAGCTGACGCCTGTGTAAGAAATTCTAGCAATAATGTTCCAATTTGTGCCTTTTATTGTTTTGAGATTTTCTGAAAGATGCCAAATAAACATTAGAATTCCCAAGCCAACTAATCCAAAATACACCAGCATTCCAATCCTGGAGAGTATAATAGTCTCTAGAGGGATTTGAACTTTCTGAGGGTAATTTTCAACGATCTCTATGCCAACAAAAAACCCCCTAACAAGCATTGTGAACGATTTTAGATACATCTGAGATATCAGGCCCCAAACAAGCAATGCTATTATCCATGAGATTCCAAAGAGCATTGAAAAGTGTCTAATGACGTGTCTTTCCCTGCAAAAAATAAGGAGCGTAGCGATTATAATTAGGATCTCAGTAATCACAAAGCCATAGCTCAAGGTGTGCATAAAAGCCAGACCAAAAAACAGGAGCATTAAAACAAGATAGCTTTCAAGTCTTCTATTTTTGTCACTCTCCCTAATGAGAATCAACAAGACTAGGAATGCTATGGCTACCCCGGTAGAATTTGGGACTATGTTCCTTCCCATCATATCTAAAACATTATCTGAAATCCCTATTAACAACAGAGGAAGCATTGAGAATTTCTTGAGTTCCCACACCCGTGTGGAAAAAATATATGCGGTTATGATAACTAATATAAATGAAACAAAGCCCAAAAAATAGGCGCTCCACTTATATGATAGTGTGCTCGTTTCCATAAGGTATATGATAGTCAAGTGAAAGTTGGGAAGCCAAACGTATGGAATTTTAATAGATTGATAGTCTGGAATGTGGTGGTTTTTTATGATCTGTGATATAAGGGCACCATGAGTCCAAGGATCACGACTAAGAACTGTCTTATAAAGAGCCTGCTGTGTCGATGTAAAAGAAAGGGTAATTATAAGTATCTCAAGAAAAATAACGACCTTCATGAACCTGTTAAGCTTGGGTGTTGGTACTTGAAAGGCTACCACACCCACTGCGAGGGAGAGAAGATAAAAATACAGATTTGGACGAACGTAAGGATTTGGCCTTCTATAATAGACCATATTTGAGACGATTATTATTAGCGAAAACACTACAACAGAAATCACGAATTTTCTATTGGGTTTCATTATCCAACACCTGTCTATAAATTTTAAGCGTCTCTCTTGCAATATTCTCCCACGTGAACTGTTCAGCATACTTTCTTATTTTCTCTCTATTCCACTCCTTGTCTAGGGCAATTAAAATTTTCTCCGCTAGGCACTCTGGATCCTTTGGTGGACACAGCAGGCCGTAGTCCTCAGAGGTTATTATCTCTGGAACCCCGCCAACGGCAGTCCCAACGAATGGCAAACCGACACCAAGAGCCTCGAACATTACAGTGGGGTTGCCTTCGCTTAAACTAGGCAATACGAATAGGTCGGCGGCGTTCATCCAGAGGGGAATTTTATTGTGGGGTTTAGCACCGACAAGCTTTACATAGTTTTCTAAACCTAACTTTTTAATCTGGTTTTCTAGGTCTTTTCTCAGTGGTCCATCTCCGACGATGATAAGCATGACATCATTTCTGGCTTTCACAATTTTTTTCATAGCTTCAATTAGATACTCATGGCCTTTTACTGGTAAAAGGTTACCAATAGTCACGACTATCTTTTTGTTATAGGGCAGATTGAGAATTTCTCTACAGTATGTTTTAGAGATTGGGCGGAATAATTCGTTATCAAACCCATTAAACACGAGTTTGACCCTGTGGGTTATTAAATGAACATCAATAACATCTCTCAGATTTTTGATTTGTTTGTCTGATACTACAAAGAAAATTCGGGAATTCTTAATGACAATTTGGAATATCCGTCTGTATTTATTTATAAACGCTTTATCTGATCTGTAATGAAAGGTAACAATAAAATTGAGTCCGAGAATCTGGCTCCAAAATGTTCCTACTATCGCGGGGATAAATCCACCCAATGGCCCAGATGACTGTATATGAACAATATTGAAGTTTTTGGCTGCTGTTAACGATTTAATTGAAAGCCCCCAAGTTCGCTTATATAGCTTGATCAAATTAGAAATTATTGCAAGATACTCTCTGCCGGGACTTATATTGTAAACTTCCACTTCAACACCTAACTTTCTGAGGGCCTTTGTAAGTTCTTTGGTATGAGTTGAAACACCCCCGGCCTTTTCAATTGGTCCAACCATGAGAACTTTCATTGTTATTTCCCTCCATGAATATCAACGTGCTTAATGCCAACATCATCCATGCTTGGGCCCATCTCATGTAGGAAATCTTATTGACGAAACCAGGCCATTTGTGAGTATAAAAATACCCACTTGAATCCTGCATGTTCTTGATAGTCCATTCCGCTATTCTTTCAGCAAAATTTAGGTATTTAGGATTATCAAAGGCTTTGTAGAGCTTTGAGAAGGTTATTATTCCTTGGGCTTGATTGTGAATATCGATAGGATACTTTATTGGGTACCTGTAATAAGACCATCCCTCCGCAGAAAACTGCTTGTTCATGTAAAAGCTCACTCCTAATTCTATTGACTTTAAAGTCTCTTTTCTTAGCTGCTCGTTTTGAATATATGACAGAAACGCAATAAGCCCATCTAGTATGAAGCCTTGATGGTAGTCAATTTGCCAGTAATAAATGTTTGAGCCAGTGTATATGGAATATGGCCAGGCACCATCTTCTCTTTGATGCTTTAATAAGAGTTCTACCACTTTTTCGCCAAGTCCAATGAAATATAAGCTAGGGATATGTCTTACTAAAGATGCAATAGTCTCGAGAGCCAGTGCTGAGATGTTGAAAACAACCTTGCCTTTTTCTTCGGGAGTATATTTAAAGTAGACCTCATTCTGAGATGTTCCTAGTAACTCATTCACTAAAAAGTCTACACCTCTACGAGCAAGGCGTAGGTATTTTCTCTTCCCGAGAACTTCGTAAGCTGTTACAAAAGACTTCGTAGTTTCTGTAACACATATGATATCGGGTATTGAAACCGACAAATAATGTTTGGGGGAGATATAAGGGAAATAATAACTGGCACAGGAGAATTTATTTTTATCATTGCTTATATTCTGGCTCTCTAGTATTCTTAAGAGTACTTTTGCTTCAAGTTTAAAATCTTCATCGTTAGTTATAGAATACAAATAGAGATATGCCCTTGAAAATAAAGCAAGTGCCTTATTAGCGCGCCCCTTTTGAATTCCAAAAAGAGGGCGGAGGTTAACGGGGGAATATAAGTTCAGCTGAATCATGGCGATATTAAGCACACTTTTGTTTGCTAGTCTCTGGGAGATATCTCCACTAAGACCATCGTAAGGATCCCAGCCTAGGTACTTTTCTCTTTTTACCCATGAGTATAGGGAAGCAAGGGAATCCCAGACTATTTGAGTATCCATATTAATCCCCAATGATCTCTTGTATATTGTGGATCACATGCTTTCTTACTTGTTGAGCTTTTTCAAACTCTCCCTCTCGTTTTTTATCCCAGCTATTCACTATGTACTCAACGATTTCCTCCGGTTCTCTTGAATGCATCATTTTTCCCCTTTTAACCAGATCTTTGTCCACTGCAAGCAATCTCCCTCCTGGGAAGAATGATACCGCAGGAACCCCTATAACCGCTGCTTCTCTGGCCATTGTTCCAGAGCCTGTCAGGGTCGCTTTTGAGTAATAAATTAGATTAAGCCCATCCAACGCTTTTGGGGGAATGTAAACGTTCTTGAATCCTTTGGCAAGCTTCCTTTCCTCATCATTTCTGGGTAGATATATCACGTTTATGCCTTCTTTTTCAAAAAGTCTCATCAACTCTGGAACTAGTGACTTGTTGTGGAGCACGTATAAAGATGTCAGAGACTCGGGCCTTACTACAATGTACTCTTTGAATGGGAGATTTTGCACGAAGTTTGGATTTGGCTCAAAATCTGCTATATATAGGTGTTCTTTGTAGCCAGGGTACGTGATAACGTTTTTAAAAAACTTCTGAAAAACGTCTTCTGCGGCATTAGGCACTATCACATAATCAGTGAATCTCTCAATATTTGATTCTATTCTCAAGAAGATTGATTTTTTCTCGACAAACTTGAGGTCATTGTCCAACATCAGTATAACTTTTGATCTCCTGAGCTTGCTGGTGGGTATGGAAGTCGCGTTTCCAAAATTTAAAAGGGCCCTGGCTCTTGGAGCTTTAAACAGCAGTAAGAGTGCTCTATTGGCAAAGGATAGTGACTTGAGAAATGGATTGTATCTATCGCTCCCTACTACTTCACCAGGCAATCCAAACATTTCCATGAGCTCTACTGTTTCGCCTCTCTTGAATCCTGTGATATATATTGAGTATCCATTTAGCTCACTAACTATTGCTCTAGCAATGTGTACTTGGGGTGTATTCGAGATGTCAATCCATAAATCATACTTCCTTCCCATTTCCAAGCACCTTCACTTTAAATCCTGCTTTTTTCCATTTGTCATGATTTAAGATATTTCTTGTATCAACCACTATTTTGTTTCTCATGAGCTTTCCGACAGGTTCGGGATCAAGATACTTGAAAATTTCATGATCTGTTACCACAACTATACAATCGCTGTCTTTAACTGCGTCTTCTAAGTCTAGCAGAGGGTATTCGAAGTCTTTTACAACTGGATCATACACTCTAATATTTATTCCTTCATTTTCAGCGAGTTTGATTATCCTCAGTGCGGGAGTTTCCCTTGTATCATCAACGTTTCCCTTATACGCGACTCCAAAGATTGTGATGGTGGGATACTTGATGTCTTTCAGGATCTTCTTTACTTTCTTCACGACATAGTTGGGCATTGTGTCGTTAGTATATCTGGCCATGGCTATGAGTTTGCCGTTTGAAGAATTCTGAATCACAAACCAGGGATCAATAGAGATGCAATGTCCGCCGACCCCGGGACCTGGCTTATGAAGATGTACTCTCGGATGTTTATTGGCTAGTTCAATGGCTTCCCATATATTTATGTGATATTCCTCAGCTATCTGGGCAAGTTCATTCACTAGGGCGATGTTAACGTCTCTGTATGTGTTTTCTATTAATTTCACGAACTCTGCAGTAGTAGCATCTGTGATGTAGAGTTTCCCCTTTACAAAAGATCTATAGAGTCTTTTGGTTAATTCAGCAGATTTTTTATTTATGCCCCCTACTACCCTATCATTGTGTACCATCTCGTATATAGTTTTTCCAGGTATGGCTCTCTCTGGACAATGAGCGACATAAAAATCATATCCCGCTTTTAATCTGCTTTTCTCTAAGATTGGAACTACTAGTTTTTCAGTTGTGAGAGGGGGTACGGTTGACTCAAGTATTACTAGGTCTCCCTCTTTTAAATGGGGATATATCATCTCAGCTGCTGAGCGGACGTATATTAAGTCCGCAGTTTTTGTGTGAGAGTCGGCAGGAGTCGGAACTGCAATTAAAAATACATCACTTGGCTCTACTTTTGTAGTTGCTCTAAATTTTTTTTGCGCCTTTTCGAAGAGTTCATCTAGTCCAGGTTCCTGAAATGGCAACATACCCTGATTTAGCATGTTTACTTTTTCTGAATCTATATCAACACCAATTACATCATATCCTGCTGACGCGAAAAGTAATGCCGTTGGAAGTCCAATATATCCAAGCCCAAGGACTGAAATTTTCATTTGGCTTCCCCCCCGTGAGTGGTTATGGTTGATACTGGAGAGTCTGATAATGTGTTATTCTTAGCTTCCAATATACAAGCGGAGATAAATAGGGCTAGTCCTGCAATACACATGAGGATGGAATTTGAAATAACTAGTGAACTTGGGATTGAGGCTATAATTAACAGGAACCCCGTTAAGTATAAGAATCCGATGGCTTTGAAGTTTTGGATGTATTGAATCCATATTCTATTTAAAAAGGACGTTAATAAAAACCAGCTCGTGTTGACAATAAATTTTCCATATCTGAGTTTAGATGATTCTCCAACTTTGTATCTAATACGGACTGGGACGTTTATTGCTTTCAATCCAGCCAGACTAGCTTTAATCAGGAGGTCATTTTCAAATGCGTATCCTTGATAAAGAGATTCCAAGTCAATCCTCTTTAGGGCTTTAGTTGATATAGCTACATAGCCATTTTGGGGATCAGAAATATGCCAGTATCCAGAAGCAATTTTTGTAAGCCAATCTAACAAAAATGTTCCAAATCTCCTCCAAAGAGGCATCCTTAGTTCGTAATCCTTTCTAAGAAATCTGTTTCCCTTAGTAAAATCAATATCTCTTTCAATAATGGGATCCAGGAGTGCTGGCAAATCTTTTGGTTCCATCTGGTTGTCTCCAGCCATAACTACTAGAATATCCATTCCTTCCTCGATGCCCTTTTTGTATCCAGTAATTATTGCACCACCAACCCCCTTGTTTGTTTCATGTTTGATCAGAGTTACCCGGGTATCTTTTTTCATTATCTTTTGGACAACCTGAGACGTGTTATCTGTAGAAGCATCGTCTATGACATATATTCTGTCTACGTAATCGGGTATTCCAGATAGTGTCTTTTCAATTAGCTTTTCTTCGTTATATGCTGGCACTACTACCCCTATTTTGTGACCTTTATACATTAAATTACCTCCCCTCCATAGACTCTTCATTCAATGTTCACGGCTTCGTCTTTTTGAGCGCTTTCTAATGCTTTAATTGCAACTTTTAGAGCATACAAACCATCCTCTCCAGTTACTAATGGTTGACTTTTCCTCTCGACGCATTCAATAAAATGTTCCAGCTCGTTTCTTAGTGGCTCCTTCTTTTCTATTTTTGCCTCCATAATCCATTCCTCATTATAAATGACGAATTTCTGAGAAATATAATCTAATTCTGCTATTCCCTCTGTTCCGACGATTGTTAATTTTCTGACTTTGTGAGGAGTTAGCCAATTGGTCTCAATAATACCACTTTTTCCATTACTGAAACTAAGCATGATAAGAGAATAGTCTTCTACTTTTGCTGGATGTTTTGCATTTCCTATTTTTGCATAAACTTTTTGGAGCTTCTCCTCGAATAGAAATCTCATAACATCAATATCATGAACCGCGAGATCAATTACAACCCCAGTATCTTTTATCTGTGGAGGCATGGGGCCCACACGCTTTGCTGTTATTGTTAGTATCTTTCCGAGTAAAGCAGTGTTTAAAACCTCCTTTAACTTTAGAACCGCAGGATTGAACCTCTCGATGTGTCCAACCATCAGTGTAACGTCTTTCTCCTCAGCGGCCATGAGTATGGTTTCTGCGTTCTCGATGGTGTCGGCTATTGGTTTCTCAACAAGAACGCTTGTCCCAGCGTCAATAAACTCTAAAGCAACGTCTTTGTGGAGCGAGGTGGGAACTGCTATTGTTACCGCGTCTAGTTCTTCCTTGGCTAGCTCTTTGTAATCAGCATAGGGGATTGTATCGAATTTTTTGGCAACTTCTTTAGCTCTCTCAAAGTTTGCATCTGCAACGCCGACGAGCTCCACCTTCCCATCTCTTGCCAGTTCGGAGTAAACCCTAGCATGATGATACCCCATGTTCCCAACACCAACGACTCCAGCCCTGAGCATTTTCATCACCGAAATAAATGGGGTTAGGAGGCAAGTTCATTGAGGGTCTCCAGTATGTACCCGATATCCTCTTCACTCACGGCAGGATGCACTGGAAGGCTTAGGACTCTCTTGCTTGCCTCTATCGCGTTTGGACAACAGTCTTTCTCATACCCGAGCTTTTGGAAGAGGGGTTGCCAGTGAACGGGCATTGGATAGTGGACGGCCGTACCAATCCCCCGCTCTCTGAGCTTTGTCATCAATTCATCTCTGCTCAGGGAGAATTCATCCTCAACGCGGATGACGTACTGGTGGAAGACGTGGTAAACCCTTGGATCGACGTAGGGAGGAGTCAGACCGTTAATCTTCCTAATGCCCTCACTGAGTTTCTCTGCATTCTCGTTTCGTATCCTGTTCCATTCATCCAGCTTTCTCAGCTGGATGCGACCGATTGCGCCGGCCATGTTGGTGGTTCTCAGATTGTACCCGAGTTCGACGTGGAGGTACTTTTCCGCCTGCCCGTGACTCCTGATGAGCTTGGCCCTCCTCGCGAGCTCATCATCGTTCGTAACGACCATTCCTCCCTCGCCGGTCGTCATGTTCTTCGTTGGGTAGAAGCTGAATGCGGCAATGTGGCCAAAAGTTCCCACTTTCCGCCCCTCGAACTTGGCTCCGTGAGCCTGAGCACAGTCCTCGATGAGGTAGAGGTTGTAATCCTCGGCGATTTCGGTGAAAACCTTCATGTTGGCTGGCTGACCGTAGAGGTGGACGACTAGAATAGCCTTTGTTTTGTCCGTTATCTTTTCTAGAACTTCGTTGGGATCAAGGTTGTGGGTTTTTGGGTCGATGTCTGCAAAAACTGGTCTTGCCCCCTGAAAGAGAATTGATGTGGCTGAGGCTATGAACGTGAATGGGGTCGTTATCACCTCATCGCCGGGCCCTATTTTGAGGGCCTTTAACGCCACATCCAACGCGGCGGTCCCGTTGGCGACTGCAATGCCATGCTTGGCGCCAAGATAGTCGGCAAATTCTCTTTCAAAGGCTTCTACTTCCTTTCCGTGGGCCAACATGCCATTCTTCAAAACTTCGGCAACGGCGTTGATTTCTTCATCCCCTATGAGGGGTTTGGCAATGGGGATGTTCCTCATTTTCATCGCCTCACAGGCTGTTTTCCTTTAAATAACGCTCGTAATCTTCTTTCCTTATTTTAACTTCCCGTCCGCAGTGGGAGCACTTAAAGACGACGTGCTCGTCATCTTCTCCAACTTTTTCTGTGAGCTTTCTCCCGCAGTAGCAGACGAAGCCCTTCAAGCGGGCGGGGTTGCCGTAAACTAAGCCAAAAGGTGGGACGTCCTTGGTGACGACCGCTCCAGCACCAACCATTGCGTACTCGCCGATTGTCACGCCGCAAACTATTGTAGCATGTGCCCCTAT contains:
- a CDS encoding glycosyltransferase; this translates as MKVLMVGPIEKAGGVSTHTKELTKALRKLGVEVEVYNISPGREYLAIISNLIKLYKRTWGLSIKSLTAAKNFNIVHIQSSGPLGGFIPAIVGTFWSQILGLNFIVTFHYRSDKAFINKYRRIFQIVIKNSRIFFVVSDKQIKNLRDVIDVHLITHRVKLVFNGFDNELFRPISKTYCREILNLPYNKKIVVTIGNLLPVKGHEYLIEAMKKIVKARNDVMLIIVGDGPLRKDLENQIKKLGLENYVKLVGAKPHNKIPLWMNAADLFVLPSLSEGNPTVMFEALGVGLPFVGTAVGGVPEIITSEDYGLLCPPKDPECLAEKILIALDKEWNREKIRKYAEQFTWENIARETLKIYRQVLDNETQ
- a CDS encoding DUF354 domain-containing protein; its protein translation is MGRKYDLWIDISNTPQVHIARAIVSELNGYSIYITGFKRGETVELMEMFGLPGEVVGSDRYNPFLKSLSFANRALLLLFKAPRARALLNFGNATSIPTSKLRRSKVILMLDNDLKFVEKKSIFLRIESNIERFTDYVIVPNAAEDVFQKFFKNVITYPGYKEHLYIADFEPNPNFVQNLPFKEYIVVRPESLTSLYVLHNKSLVPELMRLFEKEGINVIYLPRNDEERKLAKGFKNVYIPPKALDGLNLIYYSKATLTGSGTMAREAAVIGVPAVSFFPGGRLLAVDKDLVKRGKMMHSREPEEIVEYIVNSWDKKREGEFEKAQQVRKHVIHNIQEIIGD
- a CDS encoding nucleotide sugar dehydrogenase, producing MKISVLGLGYIGLPTALLFASAGYDVIGVDIDSEKVNMLNQGMLPFQEPGLDELFEKAQKKFRATTKVEPSDVFLIAVPTPADSHTKTADLIYVRSAAEMIYPHLKEGDLVILESTVPPLTTEKLVVPILEKSRLKAGYDFYVAHCPERAIPGKTIYEMVHNDRVVGGINKKSAELTKRLYRSFVKGKLYITDATTAEFVKLIENTYRDVNIALVNELAQIAEEYHINIWEAIELANKHPRVHLHKPGPGVGGHCISIDPWFVIQNSSNGKLIAMARYTNDTMPNYVVKKVKKILKDIKYPTITIFGVAYKGNVDDTRETPALRIIKLAENEGINIRVYDPVVKDFEYPLLDLEDAVKDSDCIVVVTDHEIFKYLDPEPVGKLMRNKIVVDTRNILNHDKWKKAGFKVKVLGNGKEV
- a CDS encoding glycosyltransferase family 2 protein; amino-acid sequence: MKSLWRGGNLMYKGHKIGVVVPAYNEEKLIEKTLSGIPDYVDRIYVIDDASTDNTSQVVQKIMKKDTRVTLIKHETNKGVGGAIITGYKKGIEEGMDILVVMAGDNQMEPKDLPALLDPIIERDIDFTKGNRFLRKDYELRMPLWRRFGTFLLDWLTKIASGYWHISDPQNGYVAISTKALKRIDLESLYQGYAFENDLLIKASLAGLKAINVPVRIRYKVGESSKLRYGKFIVNTSWFLLTSFLNRIWIQYIQNFKAIGFLYLTGFLLIIASIPSSLVISNSILMCIAGLALFISACILEAKNNTLSDSPVSTITTHGGEAK
- a CDS encoding UDP-N-acetylglucosamine 3-dehydrogenase translates to MLRAGVVGVGNMGYHHARVYSELARDGKVELVGVADANFERAKEVAKKFDTIPYADYKELAKEELDAVTIAVPTSLHKDVALEFIDAGTSVLVEKPIADTIENAETILMAAEEKDVTLMVGHIERFNPAVLKLKEVLNTALLGKILTITAKRVGPMPPQIKDTGVVIDLAVHDIDVMRFLFEEKLQKVYAKIGNAKHPAKVEDYSLIMLSFSNGKSGIIETNWLTPHKVRKLTIVGTEGIAELDYISQKFVIYNEEWIMEAKIEKKEPLRNELEHFIECVERKSQPLVTGEDGLYALKVAIKALESAQKDEAVNIE
- a CDS encoding DegT/DnrJ/EryC1/StrS aminotransferase family protein — translated: MRNIPIAKPLIGDEEINAVAEVLKNGMLAHGKEVEAFEREFADYLGAKHGIAVANGTAALDVALKALKIGPGDEVITTPFTFIASATSILFQGARPVFADIDPKTHNLDPNEVLEKITDKTKAILVVHLYGQPANMKVFTEIAEDYNLYLIEDCAQAHGAKFEGRKVGTFGHIAAFSFYPTKNMTTGEGGMVVTNDDELARRAKLIRSHGQAEKYLHVELGYNLRTTNMAGAIGRIQLRKLDEWNRIRNENAEKLSEGIRKINGLTPPYVDPRVYHVFHQYVIRVEDEFSLSRDELMTKLRERGIGTAVHYPMPVHWQPLFQKLGYEKDCCPNAIEASKRVLSLPVHPAVSEEDIGYILETLNELAS